A part of Periophthalmus magnuspinnatus isolate fPerMag1 chromosome 14, fPerMag1.2.pri, whole genome shotgun sequence genomic DNA contains:
- the LOC117381586 gene encoding organic cation/carnitine transporter 2-like produces the protein MNSYDEVTAFLGNWGRFQKILFFILYATVIPNGLGVLSVVFIVDNPKHHCSIPDVNLTEDWLQAIIPIEVVNGVEEQSRCSRYRLDVVLDLWAKGFAPGDVNLTQLKQEPCVDGWTYSKDIYHSTLVTEFDLVCSDQWKQPFTSTIYFVGVLVGSFFCGQLSDRFGRKPVFFITLGIQTLFTFLQVFSTSWEMYSVLMFFSGLGQIANYVSAFVLGAEVFCGNVQTVYTTAGVCLGFSTGYMLLPLFAYFIRQWRFLVLAIALPGAVFIPLWWITPESPRWLLSQGRVEEAEAIIKKAADMNKVKAPTVIFENYKAEENTDKKSPRQYTVIDLYRNREMRVPSLILALIWFNMGLGYYGLSLNTSKLSADPFLACFISAAVEVPAYITTWFVVKFFPRRPIITTFMLLGGAALLTIQAVPQSLPALSITLEMFGKFCFTINAALAFPCTAEIYPTFMRNTATGTCSSFSRIGTSIAPFIFQLSVYFQFLPYIFLGSMSLALAIGALFLPETFGHPLPDTIDDMKTFQRWRCSCTSQKNRSNCVDVLETKL, from the exons atgaATAGTTATGATGAAGTCACAGCTTTTTTAGGAAACTGGGGACGATTTCAGAAGATTTTGTTCTTTATACTTTATGCGACTGTCATTCCAAACGGACTTGGTGTTTTATCTGTCGTTTTTATTGTGGATAATCCAAAACACCACTGTTCTATTCCTGATGTGAACCTGACAGAAGACTGGCTCCAAGCTATCATCCCAATAGAA GTGGTGAATGgcgtggaggagcagagccgcTGCAGCAGGTACAGGCTGGATGTGGTCTTGGATCTGTGGGCTAAGGGCTTTGCTCCTGGAGACGTGAACCTCACCCAGCTGAAGCAGGAGCCCTGTGTGGACGGATGGACCTACAGCAAAGATATCTACCACTCCACTTTAGTCACCGAG TTTGACCTGGTGTGTAGTGATCAGTGGAAGCAGCCGTTCACATCAACCATTTATTTCGTTGGAGTTTTAGTTGGATCCTTCTTTTGTGGACAGCTCTCCGACAG ATTTGGGAGGAagcctgtattttttattactttgggAATTCAGACGCTGTTCACTTTTCTTCAAGTGTTTTCGACCTCTTGGGAGATGTATTCAGTCCTGATGTTTTTCAGTGGGTTGGGTCAGATTGCCAACTATGTGTCCGCTTTTGTTCTGG GGGCGGAAGTATTTTGCGGAAACGTGCAGACCGTGTACACCACTGCGGGAGTGTGTCTGGGCTTCTCTACAGGATACATGCTGCTCCCACTCTTTGCATATTTCATCAGACAGTGGAGGTTTCTGGTCCTGGCCATCGCTCTGCCTGGAGCTGTCTTCATCCCCCTCTGGTG GATCACCCCAGAGTCTCCTCGATGGCTGCTCTCTCAGGGCAGagtggaggaggcagaggcCATAATAAAGAAAGCTGCTGACATGAATAAAGTCAAGGCTCCAACTGTCATATTTGAAAACTATAAG gctGAAGAAAATACAGACAAGAAGAGTCCTAGACAGTATACAGTAATCGATCTTTACAGAAACCGGGAGATGAGAGTCCCGTCACTAATCCTGGCTCTGATTTG GTTTAATATGGGGCTGGGTTATTATGGTCTGTCATTGAACACATCCAAACTCAGCGCGGACCCCTTCCTCGCATGTTTCATCTCAGCCGCGGTGGAGGTCCCGGCCTACATCACCACATGGTTTGTCGTAAAGTTCTTTCCTCGAAGACCCATCATAACCACTTTTATGTTGTTGGGAGGAGCAGCTCTTTTGACTATTCAGGCTGTCCCTCAGT CTCTACCAGCGCTGTCTATTACTCTGGAAATGTTTGGCAAGTTTTGCTTCACCATTAATGCAGCTTTGGCTTTTCCGTGTACTGCGGAAATTTACCCAACATTCATGAGAAACACAGCAACAGGaacctgctcctccttctccagAATCGGGACCAGCATTGCACCTTTTATCTTCCAACTGA GTGTCTATTTTCAATTCCTGCCCTATATATTTCTGGGGTCAATGTCATTAGCGTTGGCAATCGGTGCGTTGTTCCTTCCAGAGACGTTTGGGCACCCTCTGCCAGACACAATTGATGATATGAAAACGTTTCAAAG